The genomic region ATCTGTCCAACAGACGTGTTGATAAGACATCTTGATGGAGATCTGAATTGCTCGCTACTGCCTTTACACCGAGTACAGGTGTGAGCATGTCCAAGCATGGCCACTCACCTAAGGACCAGTCCGAGAGGCGGTTCATGAACTTCAGGTCAGAAGGAAGGGTGAGGATGTAGAAAAAGTGGAAGAAGATGTCCACAGCAATGATGGCTCCCACATGGAGGAGAGCATGGACCCGGATGTTCCTCATCTCGTCATCTTTGCGTGTCAGCTCTCGGGTGCTCACCTGCCGAGATGGCAAACCAGGTAAGGACTAAGCTGAGAGATAGGATGGACAGCTCTCCCTGGGAAATCACACCATGGACTACATTGCCCAAATCCTCATTGATTCAGGAAGACTCAAGGGACTAGCTCAGGTGGACATATCCACAAAGAGCAGGACATGTCCCTCCCACAACATCCCTCCAGCACTCCCACCACAGTGCTGAGCATGGCAGTAACGTGCCTCCTGGATCACCCTCCTAGCAAAGGTTCTTCCTATCACTGGGGATTCCAGCAGAGTGGGCACATGGTATGACACAACAGTGAGAGCCCTGGCTGACCCTGGGCCAGGTGAAAACCTTACTGACCAGGGACCTGGCGTTTATGCTTTTTCTGCAGGGACAGGCTCAGAAATTCAAATTTGCTTAAGGGTGGCCTTTGCACAGGTCACTAAGAAGAAGCAAATGCCCATACCCATCACATCTACAGGATGCCACAGCCTGTAGGGAAGGACATCTGCATGCCCAGGAGATGTTGGGAGCGGGGCTGGAATCCCACCTGACAGCTCTGCCAGGGACAGAtgcaaatcatagaatagttcaggttggaatggacctccaaagctcatccagtgccacccctgccatgggcagggacatcttcaccagctcaggttgctcagagccccgtccagcctggcctgggatgtctccagggatggttcatccaccacctctctgggcaacctgggtcagggtctcatcaccctcaggggcaaaaattCGTTCCTcctgtccggcctgaatctcccctcttttagtttgaaaccataacccctcatcctatcacaacaggccctgctaaaaagtctgtccccatctttcttattggcctctTTAAGTACTAAAggtccacaataaggtctccccggtgcttctcttctccagctgaacaccccaactctctcagcctgtcctcccagcagagctgttccagcctcgggtcattcctgtggctcctctggcccctctccagcaggtccatgtgtgtcctgtgctgagggctccagagcccaTTTCTGGCCAGGGTCATTTGGGAGTAGGAGGAGGACGACTGATGGAGCTTCTGCTGCAGATACCTGCTGTAAATGAGAGGTCTCGAAAGCTGCTCAAGGCCCCATCCTGAACCCACTGGGACCTGATCAATGGGGATTTTATCTCTGCTGTGTCTTGTACAAACAGAGGCTGGGCTTTGTCTCCAGGAGCTGTCACATCTTCAGATGTTGTAATATCAAAATCATAAGAGCAAGCTTTCAGGATTACAGTGGGCAGACTGAAGTCCTCGCTTCCCCGCACTGATGTAAAAATTGCTGCTGCATTCAAAATCCTCTTATGTTTATTACTTTCCCTTTATGCCCCGCGAGAGGTGGGAGCTCTCCCAACATAATCCTCAGGCTGCTGCACCAGCCCCGTCGTCAAATCCAGATGATTCCTGAGAATTAAGGCCTCTGCCAGATTTTTTTTGTGTCTGTTATATGCCAAGTGCTCTAAGGAGACAAAGAGGCTGCTGGaccctgcatccagctctgggttctcagcacaggacacacatggacctgctggagaggggccagaggagccacaggaatgatgcgaggctggaacagctctgctgggaggacaggctgagagagctggggtgttcagctggagaagagaagcttcggggagaccttattgtggtctttcagtgtttaaaaggggccaataagaaagatggggacagactttttagcagggtccattgtgataagacaaggggtgatggttttaaattaaaagatggGAGATTCAaggtggacatgaggaagaaatagttgtccctgagggtggtgagagcctggcccaggttgcccagagaggtggtggatgaaccatccctggagacatcccaggccaggctggacggggctctgagcaacctgagctggtgaagatgtccctgctcatggcaggggtggcactggatgagctttgaaggtcccttccaacccaaactattctatgattctatgaccctgaTCTGGAGGAGAAGCTGAGGTAGGATGGGATCTGGCATGGAGACATAAGAAGACATGGGGCCTCTGTTTTCCACCCATCCTCACATCTGTGCGTGGAGGCAGCACCCTGCCACCATTCCTTTCAGATCAGGACTGTGTTCCCCACGTTTCTAGCCCCGCAGAAGCAAATTGGTTCCCATAATCCCAGTACAAAGAAGCAGCTTTTCAGCTGGAATAGGGCTGGCCGAGCCCTGGTAAAGAAGAGTTCCCACCACACATGGTGGGAGCCAGTAGGACCCAAAGAGACAGATCCATTCCCTAACTGGACCTTACACTCCACCCTGGAGAAGGGATTCCATCTGCCTGCCCCCATAATTGCACTTGGATAATTAGGAATTCACCTCTATAAcaagctgcagctccagcagtgcATGGGGGTATCTAGCCAGGAGATGGCAGTGGTGGCCAGGCCAAGACAGGACCCCTGGCCGGGGCATGGGAAAGGGGTTGGGGACTCATTGTGCCTTTGGGGTGAGTGTTTTAAGTAGCAGAGGGGGAAATTGCTCATTAAGTGGCTGTAAACATCATGGGTTGGGGCTGTGTGAGAGGAACGGGACCCTTCAGATCAAGCCTTGTAGGAGTGGTGGGAGTTGAGGTCTTGGAGACACTAGCAGTTTAGTGGCCTGATTTATGAATTGCAGTGTTAGAAGAATTGTAGTGTTATAAGAACCCAGGGAGGGTTTCTGATGGAAACTGATGGAAACTGAGGAAGAGGAACAAGGGGTGAAGAGGCCACCCCAGGGCACTGCACCCGATCCAAGGAGGACTGGACAGTGGGGCTGCAGGAGCCATCCTGTCCTGAACTTCAGCCCAACAGGTGAGGCACAACTGGAAAGATGAAGCCTTAGGATGAAACATTTCTCCCAGCAGCCTGAGGAGAAGAACCTGTCTGGGTCCTGTTCATCCCTGGTGCTTGTCTGCTAAGAATGGGCTGCTGGTGGGCTCAATGCACCGTGAGCATCCCTCATGTAGGACACCAGAGCTGACCTTATGATCTTCAGGGTCAAATTCTATAAAAGTCCTTTTAAGTAGATCCTGCGAGACTCAAGCGATCTCAATCCTGCACTCTCATCCTTTCAGCATGAGGTTGTTAATGCCCCAGGTGAACAAACAAGCAGGGAATAGGACTTGGATCAAGACTAATCCTGCTTACTGATGGAAACAAGACCAGTGTGGACCTTTTCCTAGGCAATGACTACCAGCCCAAGGTTGGAGAACACGTGCTGGGCTTGGTGGATCTTTGGTCTCTTCCTCAGTGAGAGTCTCTGcttgctctgccctgccctgggctggTTTTTCTTCCGAATTCACAAGTGTTTTTCCAAAATGCTCTGGCACCCAGACATCAATTGGGGTCCAAAAATTCAATCAATGTAGCTGTTCTTCTTTAAGGGGTAACAAAGGGGTGGTGGCAATCCTTTCCAGCGCCATTGCACACCAAGCAAGAGGTCGTCCCTTAGCGAGCAGTACCAGTTTGCTTTGATGACCAAGGCTGGTCGCTGGTGTTAGAGGACCTTGGGATGGGAGGAGTGAGGAGGGAGAGCACACTCCCATTTTGCTTGATGTTTGGATGTGAAATAGCCCCAGAGCTCAGCTAGTCCCAGCCTAGGCTTCTGCTGATGTTTCCAGTTCTGTTTGGAGTCTGCTCTTCAAAAGAGTCCCCTTGGTTGTGTGTGACACAGGCAAAGACTTGGGGCACTGTGGGGGACTATGgcgggtccgtggattccctgacagagggcatgggaacagagatTTGCCTTGAAGATGTTAagacctacccatgagaaagatgggagtaaaggagtatccggagatgttaaggatgtacccatgagagagaagggagtggaagagtaacattgatgatagcaaaaatatccaatgagatgttattgctgtaacttgtaaccgatagtgaagagacacatgaattggtaaaactgtataaaaatgcacttgtggcaataaatggcatctactactttcatcctgaaagaacttggtctatgtcgtttgtccatctcaaccacgacacgacaccatggggagcagaggaagCCCCTGTTTGCTGAAACACAGTCTTCTACCCAACCTTACTCATTTCTAGAAAAATAAGTTCATCTTAAGACACTCTGACCCATCTCCAGAAATTCATGCTCCTTGGGCAAACCAGCTAgatggaaacatgaggcttcccTTGTTCTCACAGCCACCAGCATGAAGAGGTCCCATGGGTGGACACCACATGTCTGGTTCTCACCAAGACCTCCAGGCACCACCCGGTGgggcagctctgagctgctggggtgacagtgcagggaaactgaggcactgagCAGTGCAGGTGCCCAGAAAGCAAGAACATGAGCTGAaccctcccctccccatcccagtgTGGTGTTTTCACCAGAGAAATGTCTTCCTTCTTGTACTGATCAGTGGAAATGGCCAAAAACCCAAGAGGGAAGGTTAAAAACCCAAAAATGAAGGTTAAAACTCATCAGCTTATTCCCCTCTCCCCCAAAATTACGGCATCGTTGTGCGGCCCAGATTATGGCCACAAACTATGTGTGACCACAAGAAGCTTTACAACTATTTGCACCTTCACTGTGGTAAACAGTGGTTTTTTTTATAGGCATTAAACCCCAGAAAATAGATGTAGGGCAAGgtcctcctgcagcccggcctcaggagcactcacctgggcaTGGAACTGGTCAAATGTCATGACAGGAccaaagaagaagaaggggaggtAGAAGTTGTACTTGAGGAGGTCGAAGATGGAGTAGATGCCCTCTTTCTTCTCAGAGCTCTCGAGCGCAAAGCTCATGCAGCGCATGATGGTGAAGCAGCTTCCTCCATAGAAGAGGACATCTTGAAGATCAAAAGCTCCCGTTACAAACCCGCTCTGGATGAGAAACAAAGAGTTACCACCAGGAAGCTGGTGTCACTACTGCTATCCCTCAATTTGTGGAGGACATCACTCCCAGGGCAGTAGGCAAAGCCTCTAATTATGCTCCAACTCAATTGTCCCTGGAGCTAATGAACCTTCCTGTTGGAAGGAGAAAACTGGGGCTTGATTTCCTGGCTGGCTCCTGCATCCTGGAGTAGTGGGGAAGCGGTGGGTCCTCTTGGCCATGTCTTCACCAAGCAAGTGTGGTCTGGGGTGGGAGCATCACCCTGTCCCAGAGACTTAACCCTCCCCAGAAGGTGAAGCACCAGCCTGATGGACAGGGGGACACGCATTTCAGGAGGTGAGcagcaggcaaggacaggcagcGCTGACCTTCAGAAGGACTGAAAAGCTTTATAAAGTCCTTCCTGGGCTTCTCGCTGGTCCAACATGAAACCACCAACCCCCAACATGGCTACTGTGGGATTATTCCCAAGCTCAGCAGTACAACCGCCCCCTCCCAACCAAACCTTGTGAGAGCTCTGACATGACTAGGAGAAGTGCCCATGatttgggggtgtcccaggaGCCCTCGCTGGAGATAAACCCAAGGAGAGGGACACAAGTGGGCTGGAAATGAGACAAATTAGTGGTCTGAAAGAGCACCTACCTGCCAGGAGCTGAATGGCTCCACCTTGAAGGTGGCAAGACAGCAAAGCCCAGCCACGTAGCAGAGCCACTTCTGCTTGGCCAGCGCAACGGAGTAGAGGACGAGGCAATGGGAGAGGATGATCATGAGGTAGACAAGCCCCATGCTGGCCAGCATGGCCAGGATGCCATACACCATGTACATGATGGCCCGGTGCTGCAAGAAGAaccatcacagaatcattttggttggaagagaccctcaagattgagtccaactgttaccccaaCACTGgtactgaaccatgtccctaagaaactcatctacacagtttaaacccctccagggatggtgtctccaccactgccctgtggCCCCTACCCATGGCCAGCTTGGTGAAAGCCCCAACCTCGCTCCCCCTATCCTAGAACATCCCTCAAGTCCCTTCCACAGATCCCAGGTCACCCCCCTGCTTTCAAACGCACCCCACCACATCCCTGACTCACCTGTGGCACTATCATGGAGCAGATCTTGCCAAAGAGGACGTGTCCCGAGAGGGCGAAGATGATGACGTTCCTGAACGAGGTGAACCACATCACCCATTCGAAATCAGCGACGTCCTGTGGGAGCAGCACCGGGTGCCTTACTGCCCCCAGCCCTCGCACCCCTGCCCCAACACCCATCTGCAGGGGAACCTGCTCCCCATTCAAAGCCTTTTCTTCCAATTTTCCACCCAAGGGCTCCCAAGCAATATAGCTAGGTCATACATCCCCAGGAGAGACGTGCAGAAGTTGCTCGTCTCGGTGGACACAAATCAGAGCAACCACAGTGCTGCAGGGCTATTTTCCTGCCTGGTTctttagggagaaaaaaataggAGTCACATGGATTTTGCAAAAGTGTGTCAGCAGCTGAAAAAGCAGCTCTGCTTCTCCAGCGGTCACCACCGACCGTGGTGCTGGTAGCTAGAAAAcacc from Patagioenas fasciata isolate bPatFas1 chromosome 2, bPatFas1.hap1, whole genome shotgun sequence harbors:
- the HHATL gene encoding protein-cysteine N-palmitoyltransferase HHAT-like protein isoform X3; amino-acid sequence: MWFTSFRNVIIFALSGHVLFGKICSMIVPQHRAIMYMVYGILAMLASMGLVYLMIILSHCLVLYSVALAKQKWLCYVAGLCCLATFKVEPFSSWQSGFVTGAFDLQDVLFYGGSCFTIMRCMSFALESSEKKEGIYSIFDLLKYNFYLPFFFFGPVMTFDQFHAQVSTRELTRKDDEMRNIRVHALLHVGAIIAVDIFFHFFYILTLPSDLKFMNRLSDWSLAGLAYSNLVYDWVKAAVMFGVTNTIARLDHLEPPQPPKCITMLYVFAETHFDRGINDWLCKYVYDHLGENHDNIMKELVATIATFAVTTLWLGPCEIVYIWSVFNCFGLNFELWVQKFFQLEPFAKLEAKMSAAMSRRIRAVFGAANFWAIVLYNILALNSLEFALLVTKRLLLTGFPVSTLSIWFITYCGVQLIKEREHMLAIEEEKSDKAKVE